In the Hemitrygon akajei chromosome 7, sHemAka1.3, whole genome shotgun sequence genome, one interval contains:
- the LOC140730659 gene encoding small integral membrane protein 26-like encodes MKLKDITRWNTRVSMVYAIGIWTLFGTYAFLQMKSKKEKAAGEISAEDPQNEDQITEELKRKTKRDFMETRVVVKEDFIPFSTRIYNYGKSFFETSSDSSSEN; translated from the exons ATGAAGTTGAAGGATATAACGCGCTGGAACACGCGGGTGTCAATGGTCTACGCGATTGGCATATGGACCCTGTTCGGTACCTACGCCTTCCTACAGATGAAGAGCAAAAAAGAGAAGGCTGCGGGCGAGATTTCTGCAG AAGACCCTCAAAATGAAGACCAAATTACTGAGGAGCTGAAAAGGAAAACCAAGAGAGACTTTATGGAGACTCGCGTTGTTGTCAAGGAAGATTTTATCCCCTTTTCAACCAGAATCTACAACTATGGAAAGTCTTTCTTTGAGACTTCGTCTGATAGTTCATCAGAAAATTAG